GTCGTGGTCGAACTCGACCGGCTCCTTGCCCTCCTTGATCAACGTCTCGTTCAGCAGATCGAACATCTCCAGAAACGACATGTCCTGGCTAACATCGTCCAGGCTGTAGGTTTCGAATTGGCCGGCCACGGTGGGCCCTGCCTGCCGCCAAACGTTGAGTTGTATGCGCATAACGGTCTATTGGCTATCGGGTACGCGTAGAATCGGATCTGGAGGTTACTTGTAGCTGCGTTGCGAGAGCGAAACGTTCTCGAAGGCAAGATTTTCTTTGTGGAGCAAGGCCGGCCCGCCGGCCTGATGCTGCCAGGCCGCGGCGTACGCAAAGTCGTCGTCGTTGCGCAGCGCTTCGCCTTCCGGTGTCTGATACTCTTCGCGGAAGTGGCCGCCGCACGATTCCTCACGCTGGAGGGCATCGCGGGCCATGAGTTCGCCCAACTCCATGAAATCGGCCACCCGGCCGGCGAATTCCAGATTCTTGTTTAGCGAATCCTGGCGTCCGGGCAGCGTGACATCGTCCCAGAAGGAGGCGCGCAACGCGGCGATCTCGTCGACGGCGCGTGTGAGGCCTTCCCGCGTGCGGCTCATGCCCACATTATCCCATACGATTCGGCCCAAGTCACGGTGGAACTCGAGGACCGTCCGTTTCTTACGGCCGCTGAAGAGGCGATCAATGGTTTCGGTGGAGGAGGATTCGGCCTCGGCGAACGCGGCGTCGCTGGTGCTGCCGCCGGCGGCCGTGCCGGCTAAATATTGCCCGAGCGTGTAGGGGATGATGAAGTACCCGTCCGCCAGCCCCTGCATGAGCGCGCTCGCTCCAAGGCGGTTCGCGCCG
The nucleotide sequence above comes from Rhodothermales bacterium. Encoded proteins:
- the sdhA gene encoding succinate dehydrogenase (quinone) flavoprotein subunit, with amino-acid sequence WRCYKRGALFANPCFTQIHPTCIPVSGDYQSKLTLMSESLRNDGRVWVPKNVGDKRAPLQIPEEDRDYYLEKKYPSFGNLVPRDVASRNAKQVCDEGRGVGTTQLSVYLDFRDAIKRLGRDTIAARYGNLFEMYERITDENPYDVPMRIYPAVHYTMGGLWVDYNLMTTVPGLFALGECNFSDHGANRLGASALMQGLADGYFIIPYTLGQYLAGTAAGGSTSDAAFAEAESSSTETIDRLFSGRKKRTVLEFHRDLGRIVWDNVGMSRTREGLTRAVDEIAALRASFWDDVTLPGRQDSLNKNLEFAGRVADFMELGELMARDALQREESCGGHFREEYQTPEGEALRNDDDFAYAAAWQHQAGGPALLHKENLAFENVSLSQRSYK